The Leptidea sinapis chromosome 15, ilLepSina1.1, whole genome shotgun sequence genome window below encodes:
- the LOC126968264 gene encoding uncharacterized protein LOC126968264, translating to MCEIQDYSIEHEHIYVKKLSASLDMDLYITDSLQDMLDMDIKNEIATDLSSATDFSDSLGLNFSEMPPLLDMDTDNSVTWLNNSSSSFVHNLDLYGSEANAVMVNPNSVMPSTFAETPIKGVVKEEASNLLLTSVNNDLNSTSSLPSPKEEKSHLTFSPNAIKVSKVHETEEATVKKQPEEATQMVIYVRKQDKNVVKDLLKDLDTSKMKINASTITRIKSNQPEVIKLNSKNCSILNSSQKLSQQLGAKTIISGNIHILDAQQSRTILGNGNKNQATILIDNSPLSNRHIIKTSVSGAYIDNSQTKYVNTSNKNSNSTVSEFPKPAYSYSCLIAMALKNSRTGSLPVSEIYNFMCQHFPYFKTAPNGWKNSVRHNLSLNKCFEKIEKPSNNGSQRKGCLWAMNPSKVGKMDEEVLKWSRKDPQAIKKAMVYPESLEALERGEMKYSGFGSDTEAEDDADVDGDAELDPDLELDSDVKEEVDQDDTLIEQEGSDQELEVEEVVEGTGMVGGAYRLLAGGGSLSSYIDCGDDASDIEVTDHSYEELDIDTKPVKLDFSLSDNYSQPAKRAKTSFIYQPVSTQSHTSRRKTPLVNRVALV from the exons ATGTGTGAAATTCAGGATTATTCAATCGAGCATGAGCATATTTATGTGAAAAAGTTATCG GCATCCTTAGATATGGACCTGTACATCACCGACTCACTCCAGGATATGCTGGATATGGACATCAAAAATGAAATAGCCACTGACTTAAGCAGTGCGACTGACTTTTCT gaTTCATTAGGATTGAACTTTTCCGAAATGCCACCTCTACTAGATATGGACACGGATAATTCAGTCACGTGGCTCAATAACTCTTCATCAAGTTTTGTACACAATTTAGATTTATACGGCTCAGAAGCAAATGCAGTCATGGTAAACCCTAACTCGGTCATGCCATCCACATTCGCAGAAACGCCTATAAAGGGCGTAGTCAAGGAAGAAGCATCGAATCTGTTGTTAACATCTGTAAATAATGACTTAAATAGTACTTCATCATTACCAAGTCCAAAGGAAGAAAAGAGCCATTTAACGTTTTCTCCGAATGCAATAAAAGTATCAAAGGTGCATGAAACTGAAGAAGCTACTGTAAAGAAACAGCCCGAGGAAGCGACACAGATGGTTATATATGTAAGGAAGCAAGACAAAAATGTGGTgaaggatttattaaaagatttagACACAagcaaaatgaaaataaatgcgtCAACAATTACGCGGATAAAATCCAACCAACCCGAAGTTATTAAACTGAACAGTAAAAATTGTTCCATATTAAACTCAAGCCAAAAACTATCTCAACAATTAGGtgctaaaacaataatatctgGTAATATACATATACTGGATGCGCAACAATCTAGAACAATTTTAGGTAATGGAAACAAGAACCAAGCTACTATTTTAATTGACAATTCTCCGCTGAGTAATAgacatataattaaaacttcGGTTAGCGGAGCGTACATTGATAATAGTCAAACTAAATATGTAAatactagtaataaaaatagtaactcCACAGTGAGTGAGTTTCCCAAGCCTGCTTATTCATATTCATGTTTGATTGCGATGGCGTTGAAGAATTCAAGAACAGGAAGCCTGCCAGTGTccgaaatttataattttatgtg tCAACATTTTCCATACTTCAAGACTGCCCCAAATGGTTGGAAAAATTCAGTACGGCACAATCTAAGCTTAAATAAATGTTTCGAGAAAATTGAAAAGCCATCGAATAACGGAAGTCAGAGAAAAG GTTGTTTATGGGCAATGAACCCATCAAAAGTAGGGAAAATGGATGAGGAGGTGCTAAAGTGGTCAAGGAAAGATCCACAGGCAATAAAGAAGGCCATGGTCTATCCAG AAAGCCTGGAAGCGTTGGAGAGAGGTGAGATGAAGTACAGCGGCTTCGGAAGCGACACAGAGGCAGAAGATGATGCGGATGTTGATGGAGACGCCGAACTCGACCCTGATCTAGAGCTGGACTCCGATGTGAAGGAGGAGGTCGACCAGGACGATACCCTCATCGAACAG GAGGGATCCGACCAAGAGCTCGAAGTGGAGGAAGTGGTGGAAGGCACGGGAATGGTTGGCGGAGCTTACCGGCTGCTAGCTGGTGGCGGCTCCTTGTCTTCATATATAGACTGCGGAGATGACGCCAGCGATATTGAG GTCACGGACCATTCGTATGAAGAACTCGACATTGATACAAAGCCTGTAAAGTTAGACTTTTCACTGAGCGACAACTACA GCCAACCAGCAAAAAGGGCAAAAACCAGTTTCATCTACCAACCAGTCAGCACACAGTCGCACACAAGTAGAAGAAAAACGCCTCTAGTTAACCGAGTTGCATTAGTTTAA